Within the Pengzhenrongella sicca genome, the region CGCGCGCGCCAGGCGAGCCACCTGCGGGTTCGGCTCGTGGCGGGCACTGTCGCGATCGTCGTCCTCGCGGGCGGCACGTTCGACCAGGTGACCCCGGGCGCGGTGCCGGACTACGCCGGCTCGGCCGCCGCGTACGCGAAGGACGAAACCTGGATCGCGAGCGTCGAGGACGCGCTTCCGACGGACGCGATGGTGTTTCAGCTCCCCTACGCCGGCTATCCGGAGACGGGACCGGTCAACGGCGTCTACGACACCGAACAGCTCAAGCCGTACCTCCACTCCGCGGCACTGCGCTGGTCTGCGGGCGGGATCAAGGGGCGGGCGACGAGCGATTGGCCGCGCGCGGCCGCGCAGCTCCCCGCCTCGGACATGGTGTCGGCGCTGGCCGCCGAAGGATTCGCCGCGATCATGGTGGACCGCACCGCTCTGGGGCTCGCGGCGCCCGATCTCGAGGCCGGGCTCGTGGCCAACGCGGGCGACCCGATCCTGCAGAGCGCTGATGCGCGTTACGCGCTGTACTCGCTGCTCGACGAGGGTGCATCCGTTCGGGCACTGAACTCGTCGGCCGACGTGGACCGGGTAGCCCAGGCTCTGGTGGGCCCGGTCATGGCGTACCCGGCCCCGACGATGACGGTCGTGGCCAGCACGGGCGCGGCGGACTCGAGCGGCGTCGCGCTTCCGGTCGTGTGGGTATCGACCGCCGCGGGTGGATCGCTGACGCTCGACAACCCCCGTGGTGCACCCGTGCAGATCGAGCTGCACGCGGAGCTGTCGCCCACACCAGGAGTCGGGCAGGAGAAGGTCTCCGAGGTGGGGGTCGCCGTCGCCGGCGTGACGCTCCGGGAACCGATCGTGGCGGGAGCCGGCGCGCTTGACCTCACCTTGATGCTCCCGGCGGGTCGCTCAGTGCTGCAGCTGGACGCCGCCGCAAGCGTCACGGTGACCGGCTTCCAGGTGACCGAGCTCGGTCTGCCTGTGCTCAGGCGCTAAGGCCCGCGCGATCGGCGGCGGCGCGGTACGCCGCCGTCGTCTCAGCGGCGCACCGTTGCCAGGTGAACGCCGCGGCCTGCACTCGGGCGTTCGCGGCGAGCGCGTCATGTCGGTCGGTGGCCGCGCTGATGATCGCTCGAGCGAGTTCGACCGGGTCGGCCGCGTCGGCGAGGAGCGCCCCGGTGCCACAGATCTCGGCCATCGCCGTGCCACGAGAGGTTACAACTGGCACCCCATGGCTCATCGCCTCCAGCACCGGCAGCCCGAATCCTTCCCAGTGGGACGGAAAGCAGAACACCGAGGCGCCAGCGTAGCCAGCGTGCAGGTCACTCTCGCTGAGGATGCCGAGGCGGTGCACCCGGGCGGCGGGAAGGGCAGCGGCGGCCTGTGCGAGTCGCGCGGAGGCGTCTCCCCAGCCGACGGGGCCGGCGAGCACCAGGTCGAGCTCGTTGCCGGAGGCGACGACGAGCGCGTAGGCAGCGAGCAGGCCCTCGAGGTTCTTGCGCGGCTCGGCCGTGCCGCACCAGAACACGTACGGCCGGACCAGGTTGTGTCGAGCCCGAAAGGCACGGACCGCGGTCACCGGCACGTCGGGGACCGTCGCGCCGTGGTGCACGACCCGCACCCGCTCAGGTTCGATGCCGGCGCGCAAGCAGTCGGCGCGCGTCGCCTCGGACACGGCGATCACCATGTCGGCCTCCCGGCGGACGATGTCGAGCGCCCGCCGGAAGAACGCGTTGCCGCGCGCGGTGAAGTGGGCTGGTTCGCGCAAGAAGGCGAGGTCGTGCACCGTCACCACCAGCGGGGCGGTCCGCGGCGGGATGGCCCAGGTCGTGGCGTGCAGTACGTCGATGTGCTCGGCTCGCGGCGCAGCCCGCGGGAACCGCAGCGTGTTCCACGATTCGTACAGCGCGACCCGTGGCAGGCGGGACAGGTGC harbors:
- a CDS encoding glycosyltransferase family 4 protein, encoding MSTRPNTTLSVAVTVEQLWQPSPGGSGTYIRELTEALALRDDITLLGVGARHPSAPPDPWGLPSDLRLHLSRLPRVALYESWNTLRFPRAAPRAEHIDVLHATTWAIPPRTAPLVVTVHDLAFLREPAHFTARGNAFFRRALDIVRREADMVIAVSEATRADCLRAGIEPERVRVVHHGATVPDVPVTAVRAFRARHNLVRPYVFWCGTAEPRKNLEGLLAAYALVVASGNELDLVLAGPVGWGDASARLAQAAAALPAARVHRLGILSESDLHAGYAGASVFCFPSHWEGFGLPVLEAMSHGVPVVTSRGTAMAEICGTGALLADAADPVELARAIISAATDRHDALAANARVQAAAFTWQRCAAETTAAYRAAADRAGLSA